Proteins from a single region of Apium graveolens cultivar Ventura chromosome 7, ASM990537v1, whole genome shotgun sequence:
- the LOC141672135 gene encoding uncharacterized protein LOC141672135 gives MENNVGKEGSVSLMHFLKRVGKKSGGSFRRFGRWKKRWMFSKSSSSSSSSYSRLPSWFVNDFLFKIVSVFEGVVLVSTLCFFFLCCGCHF, from the coding sequence ATGGAGAACAATGTTGGGAAAGAAGGGAGTGTTAGTTTGATGCATTTTCTTAAGAGGGTTGGGAAGAAGAGTGGTGGCTCGTTTAGGAGATTTGGACGCTGGAAGAAACGATGGATGTTTTCTAAGTCGTCGTCGTCTTCATCGAGTTCGTATTCGAGGTTGCCTAGTTGGTTTGTGAATGATTTTTTGTTTAAGATTGTTTCGGTTTTTGAAGGAGTTGTTTTGGTGTCTACGCTCTGTTTTTTCTTCCTCTGCTGCGGATGCCACTTTTGA